The window AGTAACTTCTATTTGGGCTATTTGAGTGGTATGGCAGATCGGAAGAAGAGGCGTGTTATTGTCATCAGTACTTTTCCCAACCATAGATTGACAATTTTCATAAGTCTCATAGAGCTTTTGTATCCAACTCATTACCTAACCCCCTCTGTACAATACCCTTCTAGAAGACCTTCCTCATCTAAACCAACAGATACGGGAGGATTCGCAGACATTTTTTTTACGAATTTACGAATCTCGCAGTCTTCCGGACGGATAAACTCAATAATACCATTGACCATCTTCGGTCGCCAAAATCTAGCGTGAAGTTCATCCTTACCTAATTCATCAGGGTAATCAAATCCATGGAACATCAGATCAAATGACAATTCTCCATAATTGTCGTAAAAGCCCTCGCCCTCGCCGAAACAGCATGGCTCCACATAGCCCTGGCACTCGCGCGTTCCCAGAAAAATATCCCTTCTGCCACCCCGCTCAATCATCCGCTTGGCAACAAAATAATGCTTGTTCTCGTTCCGATCCTTCGACATATCCTCACGATGCAAGTTCCATTTAAAATGTGCCTGAACCTGATACTCCACATCGGAAAGATAGGTATATATTGAAAGGGAATAGGGTGCTTTACTCTCGCCATAGTTGAGTGGCTTAACGCTCTTTGTCTGTGTTTTTATCGGTTTCATAACTCTCACTTTATCGATAATCCAAATAATTGTGGGTTTCCAATAAACCGATTCTATGATACCTTTTAGCGCTTGGTAGGTTGGGATTTGGTAAGAACATTTTTCCCCTCCAATCTTAGTCAGTGGGTCAGTAAAT is drawn from Bacillota bacterium and contains these coding sequences:
- the cas5c gene encoding type I-C CRISPR-associated protein Cas5, coding for MENKVSFKVYGKFALFTDPLTKIGGEKCSYQIPTYQALKGIIESVYWKPTIIWIIDKVRVMKPIKTQTKSVKPLNYGESKAPYSLSIYTYLSDVEYQVQAHFKWNLHREDMSKDRNENKHYFVAKRMIERGGRRDIFLGTRECQGYVEPCCFGEGEGFYDNYGELSFDLMFHGFDYPDELGKDELHARFWRPKMVNGIIEFIRPEDCEIRKFVKKMSANPPVSVGLDEEGLLEGYCTEGVR